From the Limosilactobacillus panis genome, one window contains:
- the tyrS gene encoding tyrosine--tRNA ligase produces the protein MNIIDDLKWRGAINQATDLDALKKLTEDKQIALYCGTDPTGDSLHIGHLIPFMILKRFQLAGHHPVIIIGGGTGAIGDPSGRKSERQLQTMNQVHHNEEALTAQMKKLFGTENFTIVNNYDWLSKISLLDFLRDYGKLFNINTMLNKEVVASRLEAGISFTEFTYQILQSVDFLHLYRHNDVQLQIGGSDQWGNITAGIDLIHKVEGPETKVYGLTIPLMLKADGTKFGKTAGGAVWLDPKKTSPYEFYQFWINQDDRDVVKYLKYFTFLSKEEINDLAEKVEKEPWKREAQRRLAEEVTKFVHGEKAVEEAERISKALFSGDVADLSVAEIEQGFKNMPSVDVENKKENIIIWLTDNGIEPSRRQARQDVSNGAIRINGEKVDDVDAEIDPSSHFDGKFVIVRRGKKNYFLARVK, from the coding sequence ATGAACATTATTGATGATTTGAAATGGCGTGGGGCGATTAACCAGGCCACGGACTTAGACGCACTGAAGAAACTGACGGAGGATAAGCAGATTGCCCTGTACTGCGGGACTGACCCAACCGGTGACAGTTTGCACATTGGCCACCTGATTCCGTTCATGATTCTGAAACGGTTCCAGTTGGCTGGTCACCACCCGGTAATTATCATCGGTGGAGGAACCGGTGCGATTGGGGACCCATCTGGTCGTAAGAGTGAACGACAACTACAGACGATGAACCAGGTTCACCACAACGAAGAAGCCCTGACAGCCCAGATGAAGAAGTTGTTTGGAACCGAAAACTTCACCATCGTTAACAACTACGACTGGCTTTCCAAGATTAGCCTCCTGGACTTCTTGCGGGACTACGGGAAGCTGTTCAACATTAACACGATGCTTAATAAGGAGGTTGTGGCTAGCCGTCTGGAAGCCGGGATCTCATTTACGGAGTTTACCTACCAAATCCTCCAGTCAGTCGACTTCTTACACCTGTACCGGCATAATGATGTTCAACTGCAGATTGGTGGTTCTGATCAGTGGGGAAACATCACGGCCGGAATTGACCTGATTCACAAGGTGGAAGGCCCAGAGACAAAGGTTTACGGCTTGACGATTCCGCTTATGCTGAAGGCTGACGGAACAAAGTTTGGCAAGACTGCCGGTGGAGCCGTCTGGCTTGACCCGAAGAAGACTTCCCCATACGAGTTCTACCAGTTCTGGATTAACCAGGATGACCGCGACGTTGTTAAGTACCTGAAGTACTTCACCTTCCTTTCTAAGGAAGAAATTAATGACCTCGCTGAAAAGGTAGAGAAGGAGCCATGGAAGCGTGAGGCACAACGGCGGCTCGCGGAAGAAGTAACGAAGTTTGTTCATGGTGAAAAAGCGGTTGAAGAGGCGGAAAGGATTAGTAAGGCTCTCTTCTCCGGGGATGTTGCTGACCTGTCAGTCGCCGAAATTGAACAAGGTTTTAAGAATATGCCATCAGTTGATGTTGAAAATAAGAAGGAAAATATTATTATCTGGTTAACTGATAACGGGATTGAACCATCACGTCGACAGGCTCGGCAAGATGTTTCTAATGGTGCCATCCGAATTAATGGGGAAAAGGTCGACGATGTTGATGCAGAAATTGACCCAAGCAGCCACTTTGACGGCAAGTTTGTTATTGTCCGCCGGGGGAAGAAGAATTACTTCCTGGCCCGGGTAAAATAA